The Heliomicrobium gestii genome includes a region encoding these proteins:
- a CDS encoding MFS transporter has translation MTVQQIRILVTFLSGVFLGALDQGIIGPALTTIVRDFDISPKWGVWAVTVYTLVYAVSMPITAKLADRHGRRRIFMTGMALFAAGSLICSFSGNLYQLLAGRAVQALGGGGILPVAVAEIGLAFPKEQRGRALGLYGATWGMASIVAPILGGVVIQYLSWPWLFLINIPAAALIILLAAGVPEDLDPQVKAMDWRGALLVGAVIFCFMLGLTHIQGQKGWSGVWMPNVYLFLLAGLLLIPLLIRVEGKAEDPVVNPAFFQNPRLVTVFALAALSGMVMLTVLFLPAYVEYVLHFPAGKASYMVVPLALASVVTAPLGGFIVDRFGASRTLSLGFGATAAGSVVLAMLVERIGSPADVTTVHILSVTSGFILLGGGLGLIVGSPLNTLVMSEVEKREVSSGLAVMTVIRSFGNTLGPVVMGGLLAAATGVGRPRDGFVDIFTALVVIALVGLLLTTRLRENG, from the coding sequence TTGACCGTCCAGCAGATTCGCATCCTTGTCACCTTTTTGTCGGGCGTGTTTTTAGGCGCCCTCGATCAGGGCATCATCGGACCGGCGCTGACGACGATCGTTCGTGATTTTGACATATCGCCCAAATGGGGCGTCTGGGCGGTCACCGTCTATACGCTCGTCTACGCCGTGTCCATGCCGATCACGGCCAAGCTGGCCGATCGTCATGGCCGGCGGCGCATCTTCATGACCGGCATGGCTCTCTTTGCCGCCGGTTCGCTGATTTGCAGTTTCTCTGGAAATCTGTATCAGCTGCTGGCCGGCCGGGCCGTGCAGGCTTTGGGCGGCGGCGGCATCCTGCCGGTGGCCGTGGCGGAGATCGGCCTCGCTTTTCCCAAGGAACAGCGGGGGAGAGCGCTGGGCCTTTATGGGGCCACCTGGGGGATGGCTTCGATCGTGGCGCCGATCCTGGGCGGGGTCGTCATCCAGTATCTGTCCTGGCCCTGGCTGTTCCTGATCAACATCCCGGCGGCGGCGCTGATCATCCTCTTGGCCGCCGGCGTGCCCGAAGATCTGGATCCTCAGGTCAAGGCCATGGATTGGCGCGGCGCACTGCTCGTCGGGGCGGTCATCTTTTGCTTCATGCTGGGACTCACCCACATTCAGGGGCAAAAGGGCTGGTCCGGCGTGTGGATGCCCAACGTCTATCTCTTTCTGCTGGCCGGCCTGCTCCTCATCCCGCTGCTCATCCGGGTGGAGGGGAAGGCTGAAGATCCGGTCGTCAACCCCGCCTTTTTTCAAAACCCCCGGCTCGTGACGGTCTTCGCCTTGGCGGCGCTGTCCGGCATGGTGATGCTGACGGTTCTGTTCCTGCCCGCCTATGTGGAGTATGTCCTGCACTTTCCGGCCGGGAAGGCCTCCTACATGGTTGTGCCCCTGGCCCTGGCCAGTGTGGTCACAGCGCCCCTCGGCGGTTTTATCGTCGATCGCTTCGGCGCTTCCCGGACCCTTTCCCTTGGTTTTGGCGCCACCGCCGCCGGGTCTGTCGTCCTGGCTATGCTGGTCGAGCGGATCGGTTCGCCTGCCGATGTGACGACCGTCCACATCCTGAGCGTCACCTCTGGCTTCATCCTGCTCGGAGGCGGCTTGGGGCTGATCGTCGGCTCGCCGTTGAACACGCTGGTCATGAGTGAGGTCGAGAAGCGGGAGGTGTCAAGCGGCCTGGCGGTGATGACCGTCATTCGATCCTTCGGCAATACGCTCGGTCCCGTCGTCATGGGCGGGTTGCTGGCGGCGGCGACGGGCGTGGGCCGTCCGCGAGACGGCTTTGTCGATATCTTCACCGCCCTGGTGGTCATCGCGCTGGTTGGGTTGCTCCTTACGACAAGGTTGCGGGAAAACGGGTAA
- a CDS encoding DNA-methyltransferase, producing the protein MTREHSKKGATELPHPLMRNSNAPQNRTLFLEADDWQRYSEIPSIDELGCDNVTVHRPIGNEQFDDGRLDDERLDEGRPDDHRAAEEHHERWQADRIYCGDALAGLSRLPDQSVDLIFADPPYFGLKKDYGSGKRSNPWKRLDEYIEWNRAWLAEAARLLKPHGAIYVCCDWEYSGRLQELLSEPFKVLNRITWRREKGRGAAKNWKNNMEDIWFAVVDSAQYIFNLEEVKFRKEIIAPYTTADGKPKDWVETDTGERFRMTCPPNIWTDLTVPFWSMPENTPHPTQKPEKLVERCILASSHPGALVLDPFMGSGTTAAVARRLGRRFIGFETNEDYIRLALKRLDRMEQMEQMD; encoded by the coding sequence ATGACACGAGAACACAGCAAAAAGGGCGCCACGGAACTGCCCCATCCCTTGATGCGCAATTCCAACGCGCCGCAGAACCGCACCCTTTTTCTCGAAGCCGACGATTGGCAGCGCTACAGCGAGATCCCCTCGATTGACGAACTGGGCTGTGACAATGTGACCGTTCATCGACCGATCGGCAACGAACAGTTCGACGATGGACGTCTCGATGATGAACGACTCGACGAAGGGCGACCTGACGATCATCGAGCTGCTGAAGAGCACCATGAGCGCTGGCAAGCAGACCGGATTTACTGCGGCGACGCGCTAGCAGGGTTGTCACGACTGCCGGACCAGTCGGTCGATCTGATTTTCGCCGACCCGCCCTATTTTGGATTGAAAAAAGATTATGGGTCGGGCAAACGTTCCAACCCCTGGAAACGGCTCGACGAATACATCGAATGGAACCGCGCCTGGCTGGCCGAGGCGGCTCGCCTGTTAAAGCCCCATGGCGCCATCTACGTCTGTTGCGACTGGGAGTATTCCGGGCGCCTTCAGGAACTGCTCTCTGAACCCTTCAAGGTCCTGAACCGGATCACCTGGCGGCGCGAGAAGGGCCGCGGCGCCGCGAAGAACTGGAAAAACAACATGGAAGATATCTGGTTCGCCGTCGTTGACAGCGCCCAATACATCTTCAATTTGGAAGAGGTAAAGTTTCGCAAGGAGATCATCGCCCCTTACACCACCGCCGACGGGAAACCGAAGGACTGGGTGGAAACCGATACGGGCGAGCGCTTTCGCATGACCTGCCCGCCCAACATCTGGACCGATCTGACGGTGCCTTTCTGGTCCATGCCCGAAAACACACCCCACCCCACCCAGAAACCAGAAAAACTCGTTGAGCGGTGCATCCTCGCCAGCAGCCACCCCGGCGCGCTCGTGCTCGATCCCTTCATGGGCTCCGGCACAACCGCCGCCGTCGCCCGCCGGCTCGGCAGGCGGTTCATCGGCTTTGAGACGAACGAGGATTACATTCGTTTGGCGTTGAAGCGGCTTGATCGGATGGAACAGATGGAACAGATGGATTAG